aattgacgctgtattggccgcaaaaggaggccctacaccatactaataaattattgtggtctaaaaccaggtgtttcagttattttgtccaacccctgtatatgtactAGAAGTATAtgtagtgtatgtatatgtagtgtatgtatgtTATGCACAATAcgtatatgtagtgtgtgtatatatatatgtgtatgtagtgtatgtatgttatgtactatatgtatatgttatatgtatatgtagtatatgtatatgtactatatgtatatgtactaTATGTATGTTATGtactatatgtatatgtattatatgtatatgtagtgtatgtatgtTGTGTACAATATGAATATGtactatatgtatatgtactatatgtatatgtactatatgtatatgtagtgtatgtatgtTGTGTACAATATGAATATGtactatatgtatatgtactatatgtatatgtagtgtatgtatgttatgtaccatatatatacagtatgtactatatgtatatgtgttatatgtatatgtactatatgtatatgtgttatatgtatatgtactatatgtatatgtgttatatgtatatgtactatatgtatatgtgttatatgtatatgtactatatgtacagtatatgtgttatatgtatatgtagtgtatgtatgtTGTGTACAATATGAATATGtactatatgtatatgtactatatgtatatgtactatatgtatatgtagtgtatgtatgtTATGTACAATATGAATATGtactatatgtatatgtattatatgtatatgtactatatgtatatgtagtgtatgtatgtTGTGTACAATATGAATATGtactatatgtatatgtactatatgtatatgtagtgtatgtatgttatgtaccatatatatacagtatgtactatatgtatatgtgttatatgtatatgtactatatgtatatgtgttatatgtatatgtactgCATGTATGTTGTGTACAATATGAATATGTACTATATGTATatgtagtgtatgtatatatatatatgtgtatgtatgtgtatgtacatgtatgtgtatgtagtgtatgtACTATATGTAGTATATTTAGAATATGTAGTTTAAGCCTCCAACACACCAGCAGCAAACATCACATTTTAATGACAGCCAAGAATCTTTACATCTGCAGCCTAATAAATACAATCAGAATTAAGGCCATGCTTATTTACTGTACTATCACTGTATACGATAATCCAACATATATGGATGCGTAGCTCAAAGAAATATAGAATATTATGTTAGTACAGCACATGGTTCTGGGTTAGAAAGAACACACCATCGTGGCAGGGTGCCCGTCCAAAAACAATCCACTGTTATCAATTAATATAAACCAGCATAGCAAAATAAGACACCAGTTAGTCATGTGACCGTGTGTTCTGTGAGCAGAATCGCATCAcatgcaaagaaataaaataaaaaggttttttttatattttatttctgcattttctcccaatttagtcgtagccaATTGGTCTTCCTCTGCTGGCATGTGCGTAgttgccaaccgcttcttttcacctgtgggAGGCAGGGTCACACAGAGACgcagagtcacgcactgatcggtgcgtgactctccatgcgagATACGgttctccatatgaacccgtctagtgtaggtgaaaagaagcggttggtacCGCACATTAGCCAGTGTAGAGGTAGTGTAATGTAATTTGTGACTCGCAATCGATGTTCCAGTTCTTCCCAACGGTGATGGGACgtgttgaggtcagggatctaCGTCAgctaaacttgtcaaaccacgtgtttatggactttgctttgtgcgcAAGGGCAGAATCATGCTAGAACGTCCTTAAATTAATACAATACTATATTTATTATgctatataattgattttacacaCCTGGTAGCAATCTTGATGATTTAAAGGGCTGcaacatacttttgcccatacacTATTTGCTCCAAGAACCTCAACGTCTGAATAACTTAACACAAGACCATAAAACAGAACACCTACAGACCTCTTAAGGGTTGTTGTATCCCGGGGTCATACCTGGTCTCAggatgtttgtatttatttctaatGTACTGATTATTCTAACCAATCAGAGTGAGGTGAGAACGGACTGTACCTTACTGATGGCCCGTGTGAGTGGAATGTCATTCTGGGGCGTCCACTGGTACCTCAGCGGCAGGATCTGCTCTCCGTTGTTAGCGTTCACTCTCTCGGTGGGAGGAGTTCTGTAAACAACACACGGTCAGAACACCTGAACTCCTCACCTGTACTTACCGGACTCTTACAGGGACTAGCAGCAACAACGAAcaacgaacaagttgactccgaccgtctctctctctcgctaaatatataaacagtgaGCGagcattcggacagcggacggtgttttctttatattttgtaaaattcaatatgaAAATAGCCTCAAAGCttagtgttgagaaaatgaaaaaatccaagttgtataattactcctgccagtaggtgtcactgtgtatcagacagaggagacagtgagtgagagagaagaaggaattctctgagtaaagtattctttcttttgtgaaattacacctataaaaatacaacactactgaaataaagaaggaaataatagagaaatatgagagttattgtttctggtagatacattttatataaaaagaaggaaatgtattatggtgtatggtgcagcacacgtactgtactgaaatgtgatgtgtgtttatgtacagtacagtactactgtgtactgttgtttattaataatattattaagatttaagggaaatatacgtgtatttataacaaaagagcatttaagacatcaGAGAGGTTAGGtagggggggggtttgggaggtctggcacggattaattctgtttacattatttcttatgggaaaaattggTTCAATTAACGAACATtctgacttaagaacagcccttcagaagcaattacattcgtaagtcaGGGGGCGACTGTATTACACAActgacaacaacaaaaatacacGCCTGCCATGACAATCTGTGGCTAACTACCCTAGATTCACAAGACAGAGCTAACAGTACTGCACACACTCCTACAATCACAAATACCTCAGATCTTCCCGTGATGGTTTCTCACAACATTCAACATGAGCCACCGAGACAACACTGTGTTTGGGTCCAACGCAGAAAAGATCACATCAAATCAACTTTCTTTAAGGTTAATTAACACacagttatacaattactagGTTATGGATCTCGCTATGGatctcagaattaaggcgcctcagtaggagcattttaaggaatctaagaatttagactcGCCCTCTCCTCAGAATAAACAATGATTATGATAAAGCTTCTtctctgtattattattattattattattattattattatcattattattattattataatgaagaCTGTCTCACCGGCTGGACTGCCTGGTCTTGCTGAATGGCGTGCTGTAAAGACGTAAGAGGCTCCGGCGGCAGCGAGGGAAGCGGAACACCAGGAACAGCAGCGTGACCGGCAGCACGAACAGGAAGATCACCAGCAGAGCCACACGCATGGGATTGAAACCTAATTACCCATAAACGCACACTTTCATATACGAAGATGCACAAGCACACGGCTTCATTTATGTGTAAGAGTGTAAGTGGTAAACGTCGGTACCTCTGGGCTGGCGTGCAGGACCGCTGTCCACGCTTCCTCCTGTACCTGAGTATTTACAGTCCGGAGGAGCCCAGCCGTCATCACAGTGGCAGTTCTGATTACTGTTGCACACCTACACAGGTGGAGGCGGAAGGGAAGACGATAAATCAACAGTACTGACACTGTCTGTGGATGCTGTAGCTTTAGAAAGCCATACAGACAGGTGATCAATTATACATAATTTTCCtactaatttagtcatatccaatgacCCGATTTGCTGCTGACCTCTAACACAttgtaactaacacacacaccctcaaatACATGTGCATTAGTCAACCACTTATTTTCACCTGCAACTCTACACATGAAcgactctgttcaaacgaattaCTCTTTGACATGAATGACAGTTTTAATGAATCATTCTCAACATGAACGACTCTGTCTAAATGACAAACAAATCATTCTAAACATGAATTaatctgttcaaacgaatcattctcaacatgaattaatctgttcaaacgaatcactCAACATGAATTAATCTGTTCAAACAAATCATTCTCAACATTAATTAATCTGTTCAAATGGATCATTCTAAACATAAATGAATCGTTCAAACAAATCATTCTCGACATAAATAACTCTgtttaaatgaatcattctcaacATGAATTACTCTTTTCGaacgaatcattctcaacatgaatgactgttcaaatgaatcattctcgaGATGAATGACTCTTTTCGaacgaatcattctcaacatgaatgactgttcaaatgaatcattctcggCATAaataactgttcaaatgaatcattctcagcataaactactgttcaaacgaatcactCGACATTAATGACTCTGATCAAACGAATCATTTTCTGCATAAATGACTTCAAACAAATCATTCTCAATATTAACTAATCTGTTCAAACTAATCACTCAACATGAATGACTCGGTTCAAACGAATTACTCAACATGAATGACTcagttcaaacgaatcattttcAACATGTATGACTTTTCAAATCAATCATTCTCgacatgaatgactctgttcgaacgaatcattctcgacatgaatgactctgttcaaatgaatcgttCTTGACACAAATGACTCAACATGAACTACTCTGCTCAAACAAATCCTTCTTGGCATAAATGACTCTGTTCCAACGAATCATTTTCAAGataaatgactctgttcaaacaaATCATTCTCGGCATAAATGACTGTTCAAACAAATCACCCTACATTCCTAcattaatgatttaaaaatgcTCACCCCGTGGCCGCTGCACTTGCCCCGACACTGCTCAACCCCGAGCACAGACACCTCCCGACAGCGCTGGTCTAAACACACCTAAAAGTAAACAATGACGGACAGTAAgaattatgcacacacacaatgcacaaCAAAATATTCAATACATTATTAATGTTCATACAAATAGAGGATACTTTAGTTAACATTAGCTAACAATAACTAATCACGCTTACTTCAGCGCCTGTTCTTCAAAACAACCCAAATCAAAACCCCTCACCTTGCCTGGACCACACGTCGTTCCCTGGGCCACCATGGCTGGATCAGAAACGTCATCACCCAGGTGGAAATGCGTCCCTCGACAGGTGAAGTTGATCACCTTGGTGGTCAGAACTTCTGCGTTTAATTCTAGGCGGGGTCGATCGTTGCCACCCTGACACTGGATTCTTCCGCACTGCACATCGCTAATATGAACCAAACACACGAATAAACGGCATATTCCAATCGACGGATCTAGACCAGCATGTGTAGCTTGTACTGGACTGGTTTTACAGAATGGATTATATAAGGATCAATTCATTTATATGTGAAAAGCAGACAGGCTTCTAAATTTGATTTTGTGTCAGCTGACCAAGCGTCTACACAGGATTagtaccctgtccagggtgttcctggtttgcgcccagtgttgaacctgaccaggataaagtggtagaTGAAAATGATGTGGAAATAAAACTTGCACATCAGACGTACGTGTTGGAGCAGGGTATGAAGGTGCCGTTGGGCATCTGGCCACAGTTGCCGTACTTGTTGCCCTGTTTGTTGACAGAGGAGAAGCAGACTGGAGGAGCCCGGGTGGAGTCTAAGAGAACAACAAGAACTGGGATTATTATTTTGGCTCTACTGTGGTCTTTGTTAATAAAAAgggaaatacaaaataaataaatgtttcaaTATATAAATAACGTCAtgtatgaaattatttacaagcTTAAGAACATTGGTACTTCGGCGTTCCGCCTCTTGGTGGCGCTGGTTCAAAGCAGTTTATTCAAACTCGCGTTTGAGCTGGTGTTATTTGCAGTGTCTTATTTGCTTTACGTTTGTGGCGTTAGTTTTTGTCGACGTCACCCATCAGGTGCAAGTACTCACTCGCAgggggggctggagcctatctcagcttttcaatgggcgcaaggcacacagtaacaccctggacatgcaggccagacacacatacacactcacacacacattcacctatagggcaattcagtgtctccagttaacctgactgcatgtttttggactgtgggaggaaaccggagctcccggtgaaaaacccacacagacagttgggtccttgagcgaggcccttaaccctcagttgctcagactctatactgtaactgtaatgtaagtcgctttggataaaggcgcctgctaaatgccgaaaatgtaaatgtatagaagtggagatcagagcgtgactctccatgcacgagaCCCGACCTCACGtgccgatccaccgaagtacgggcgaCCAAGAATGGGTCAGTGGagcgcccacacagacacgaggagaacatgcaaactccacacagaaagaacccagactgccccgccttcttgctgtgaggtaggTCCAAGTAAACTGcactgtgatagactggtgaccttcgcccagtgaatcagaccgaACGCAACCCTAAGTTATGGGGTTGTGTTTAGGAGTTTGTTATCAGGGCCACACCCTATAACCAATGACCATTCATCGGACTCTATACGCTCAATAACAGTTTCTATTCCATTACCTTCCACCTGTATATAAGTGCAATATAAAGGCTTAATAACATATTTGTATTacagtatgtaatatattaCTCATATTATTCATGTATAAGTTATATTCATTATAATTTATAACACACAAAGTACATTTCttgtagggacagtggtagcctagtgggtagagctttgggctatcgaccggaagattggcggttcaaatccaggctctgctatgcagccactgttgggtccttgagcgaggcccttaaccctgtctgctccaggggcgccgtaaggtggctgaccctgcactctgaccccagcttccaaacaagctgggatatgcgaagaaagaatttcattgtactgtacacctgtatatgtatatatgacaaataaagtatatcttattCTTGTTTCAAAAGGGTGTTAATAACTAACACTACGTGTCTTTCCTATCTGGTCTTTACCAACCGTCTGTTGTACTGCTGCAACAAGTTTTATCGGGCATCTAGGTAGGTTTTTAAAGGATTTTTTCATGAGTCTTGAAAGGAATTAATGACCTGATGGCGAGATTTAACTGTACTGTGATGATTTACTGAAAAACACCTCATAAATCTTTGATTTGATATTTGATATGTATGAGTACATATTACACACAGTGTTACACATCTGGTTTAAAACGTTAAAGCACGTTAAACATTAAACCAGGTTTTACTCACTGGGTCCCCACAGGAGCTGGCACTGGTCATCCATGTTGGTACACACCCCACTGTAACAGTAGGAGTCGCCGTCCTGGCACGTCTCGCCGTTCTGATGGAACACGTTGGCTGGGCAGTGAGGGGAGGAGCCGGTGCAGTACTCGGGCAGATCACACTCACCCAGAGGCTCCCGGCACAGAGAACCAGGGGCACGGAGCTGTAACCAGAGCAGGAAACATACAATAAAGAGAGAGCGAGGAAGATGGAGGGCACCACTCGGCTAGACAATCGGCAGTGCAGTCattgcagcagacaaaactggccactagtctgctgggtgggaaaagacgggacaaAAAAGTTGGCAGGGTCTTTGATACTgtctaaggaccctggttagtagcccgaggtgcctgtataCGGCTTggagggcaagccgtagcctagtggttaaggtacaggactagtaatcagacgattgttggttcaagccccaccactgccaggttgccttgagcagactgtatactgtaactgtaatgtaagttgctttggataaaggcgtctgccgaacatgtaaatgtatagaagtggagatcagagcgtgactctccatgcgcaagaccgacctcacgcgccgATCCACGTATCCACGAGTATGGGCGACCAAGAAGAGGTCGGTGGCACGCCCACACATCTAAAGGAGCGTGTCAGGACGAGATCAGGGTTCCCAGCAGCGGAACAATAATTGGCTAAATATGGGGCATAGAAACTAGGGAGATGAACACTGAAACCTTCCTCTAGGGGGCGCTACTGCTAAAGTGATAATCTGCAAAATAATAAACGGTACGTACTTTACAGTTCTCGCAGCAAATGCCATCAGAGGAACACTGGGCACCCGGGACCAGCTTACAAGTGCTGGCGTTACAGCACGGGTCACTGcattcctgcacacacacacacacacacacacacacacacacacacaagactgTTAGAGACAATTCATATTAGCATACGTACAATACTATACAGGTGTGGTCAACATTATAGACACCCTTGATTGTTTGGTACTAAAAAAGCCAATATCTTCAGAAATAAGTGGACGTGTTCCaattataatgtacattatGATATTTTAATTCCACAAAAATGACCTGTACATGTGGTCATTTCAAGAAGAAGACCTTCCTTAATACCTGGCTGCACATCCTTCCAAATGCTCTTCAAATGCTTCCTGGACCAACAGCAGATTTCAGCTCTACAACAACTTTCAATTgatgatttgtttttttaaactgtcGGTTTTTATGTGCTTTGGGTCGTTATCCTGCTGTGGGACCCTTTATGTTTGAGTCAAATGTAGTTTTCTTACACTTGGGAGCACATTTGGTTCCTAAATGCTCTGATAATCCTgtgattttattgttattgtaacacaagttatagttacagttacagaggcagcaaagcagccccacaacattatggatcctccaccTTGTTTTAATGTAGGCAGGGAAATACAAACGATTacatgaaatgtttactgtgacgTTTAAACTCGTTCTGTGGACTATTTTACATGCTGTATCATTAGCATTAATATTCAGGGGTGCCGATAATGTGGACCAGGACCGGATGCGCCGGCGGATTCACTGGTGCTCCGTACGTCGAGTAGGCCGCAGTCACACTCCTCTCCCTTCTCCACGTACAGGTTTCCACAGCGGGGGCCTCCCAGCATCCTCTCCGGCTGGGGAACGTTGAAGAGGCACATCCCTCCGCCGTGCATCAGGCTCAGAGACAGATCGTGCTTACTGCAGCTGCTGAACAGCTGGCCGGGCATGAACctgtgtgataaaaaaaaaacacaactgaTAACGTTCCCCTGATCTAGTCATATCCCGTTCCCAGATCGAgtttcacctctactgctgcagacctccactcctgactaacacacgccccccccccgacacgtgtccggttcatatggagatccgaatcacgcactgatctccattatcccccgtctcaccatgtgcagcaccatcgatcagccagcagaggtcgtaattgcagcagttctgAGGAATCCCTGCAGCCCGTCCTCCTTCAGACGAgctaattatgtctgtgtagatgccctgcTGGtcattagcagagctgagattcgaactcgcaagcttgagatgtcagcactggtgggatAGTGAGTTTTAGAGCTCTTGTACtggccaaaagtgtttggacactTGACCCTGAGCTCGTTGGACGTCCCAATTTAAAACAGAGAGTCTAATCTGTGTGaatctcttctgagaaggcttctcgtAAGGaattgaagtgtgtctgtgggaatttgtgcccattttgtaTGAATGGGCATTGATTTTGGTCCAAAAAGCCacagctgatgttccagttcattccagagctgttgagtggggctgaaggcagggctctgtgcaggacactggaaggggcccttccctaaactgttgctgcattaGTTGGGAGCTACTCACCCCGTGGACGGCTCCATGATGCACCCGCCGAGACGCGGTTCATTCCGGCACTGGCAGCTGCGCTCAGCCGTGTCGTGGTTCATACCCAGGTTATGCCCGAGCTCGTGGGCCACCGTGGACGCCACACCCAGCACGCTCACCAGGTGATCCTACAGCACCGATCAACAACAACACATCCTGCTGAGCGGCGTACAGACGTCTGGCGAACACTGATGTGAACAGAAAtaagtatttattatatttatatgagACGTCTTACCACATTAACTCCTCCAGATCGGTCCTTGGAGCACATGGAGGACTGAGAGGCCATGCCCACCGTCGTCCCGTCGAAAGACCCTCCCCTAATCGAGAAATACAAATTAACCACTAAACACCTTCCTCTCTAAATCCTTCCTTTTATTGTGTAAAGCAGCAGTGTTCATGCCACCGAGACTTACATGATGAGCTGCGCGTTGTCGTGACGTAGGCGTGGCAGCAGCTCTCTGGTCCTCCAGTCCAGGAATCGGTTCAGCGTATCGGTGGGATTTTTATCGATCAGGATCTTGTCTTGATCGTTCCAGATCTCTAAACCCACCAGAGCAACCCGGACGTTCAGCGCCCGATAGAACTGAGGAGACGTACAAGAGACAAAAAAAGTCTTTATCTGTACTATACAGAGCACGTACAACTATACGTATACTGTTCACACTCTGTATATGCACCTTTTTAATGCATATTTCCCCAAAAACAAGGAAAGTATGAACACAAAGTCTCTAATCAAACTCACCCAGTCAACCTGGTTGGCCACATCCAGCATGCGGTATATGATGGTCTTGTTGTTCTTCTTGTAACTGAGGTACTGGAACAAAAATGTGCGCAAGAAAACTAAACCGTCTGTCATTTTCTGTCATATTCTAACAAAAGTTTAGTTAATAATACTGTAGtcagcaaaaaatattaaaataaaataaataaataaatcactgcaaaatcacatataaataaatgtgccgAATATCTAAAACATTaagtaatgtcatgttttaaatccatttaaagcattattttttgtaattatt
This DNA window, taken from Trichomycterus rosablanca isolate fTriRos1 chromosome 3, fTriRos1.hap1, whole genome shotgun sequence, encodes the following:
- the adam15 gene encoding disintegrin and metalloproteinase domain-containing protein 12 isoform X2, which codes for MNLWFLFVIRTYIAALLLDGTLVCLFRGAFTRVSLGVKNSAGLETSPVPVEGTETHYQDALLNNLTIIHSAHSVAGRSRGVKPLDRTRPFAIVDGQRRSLRQVLQRGHPDTLLCGLHFGDSLLLLDLEKNQRLLAKPPSVYYYLPNGTGVYMKENRVAQCYYHGSVRGFPESRAAISACAGLRGVIVLNSSLSFELQPDEEDEGPEKNGGSGEQGMHKFYPTHHLSSESGGCGVSHTPVPPIQVAPQIHRAKRDILTETKYIELVLVADHKEYLSYKKNNKTIIYRMLDVANQVDWFYRALNVRVALVGLEIWNDQDKILIDKNPTDTLNRFLDWRTRELLPRLRHDNAQLIMGGSFDGTTVGMASQSSMCSKDRSGGVNVDHLVSVLGVASTVAHELGHNLGMNHDTAERSCQCRNEPRLGGCIMEPSTGFMPGQLFSSCSKHDLSLSLMHGGGMCLFNVPQPERMLGGPRCGNLYVEKGEECDCGLLDECSDPCCNASTCKLVPGAQCSSDGICCENCKLRAPGSLCREPLGECDLPEYCTGSSPHCPANVFHQNGETCQDGDSYCYSGVCTNMDDQCQLLWGPNSTRAPPVCFSSVNKQGNKYGNCGQMPNGTFIPCSNTDVQCGRIQCQGGNDRPRLELNAEVLTTKVINFTCRGTHFHLGDDVSDPAMVAQGTTCGPGKVCLDQRCREVSVLGVEQCRGKCSGHGVCNSNQNCHCDDGWAPPDCKYSGTGGSVDSGPARQPRGFNPMRVALLVIFLFVLPVTLLFLVFRFPRCRRSLLRLYSTPFSKTRQSSRTPPTERVNANNGEQILPLRYQWTPQNDIPLTRAISKTSGQRPAAPTKPLPPDPVPPENRIHRQPRVMRPAAPSKPLPPDPVLSDRQSQKTVPPRPPVPRKPLPADPSGYPAPLPLVPMSVPTVHHTAVAPSASYNPSAAVANPARRPLMPPVRPVQHPRRFHTPPAV
- the adam15 gene encoding disintegrin and metalloproteinase domain-containing protein 12 isoform X3, with amino-acid sequence MNLWFLFVIRTYIAALLLDGTLVCLFRGAFTRVSLGVKNSAGLETSPVPVEGTETHYQDALLNNLTIIHSAHSVAGRSRGVKPLDRTRPFAIVDGQRRSLRQVLQRGHPDTLLCGLHFGDSLLLLDLEKNQRLLAKPPSVYYYLPNGTGVYMKENRVAQCYYHGSVRGFPESRAAISACAGLRGVIVLNSSLSFELQPDEEDEGPEKNGGSGEQGMHKFYPTHHLSSESGGCGVSHTPVPPIQVAPQIHRAKRDILTETKYIELVLVADHKEYLSYKKNNKTIIYRMLDVANQVDWFYRALNVRVALVGLEIWNDQDKILIDKNPTDTLNRFLDWRTRELLPRLRHDNAQLIMGGSFDGTTVGMASQSSMCSKDRSGGVNVDHLVSVLGVASTVAHELGHNLGMNHDTAERSCQCRNEPRLGGCIMEPSTGFMPGQLFSSCSKHDLSLSLMHGGGMCLFNVPQPERMLGGPRCGNLYVEKGEECDCGLLDECSDPCCNASTCKLVPGAQCSSDGICCENCKLRAPGSLCREPLGECDLPEYCTGSSPHCPANVFHQNGETCQDGDSYCYSGVCTNMDDQCQLLWGPNSTRAPPVCFSSVNKQGNKYGNCGQMPNGTFIPCSNTDVQCGRIQCQGGNDRPRLELNAEVLTTKVINFTCRGTHFHLGDDVSDPAMVAQGTTCGPGKVCLDQRCREVSVLGVEQCRGKCSGHGVCNSNQNCHCDDGWAPPDCKYSGTGGSVDSGPARQPRGFNPMRVALLVIFLFVLPVTLLFLVFRFPRCRRSLLRLYSTPFSKTRQSSRTPPTERVNANNGEQILPLRYQWTPQNDIPLTRAISKSQKTVPPRPPVPRKPLPADPSGYPAPLPLVPMSVPTVHHTAVAPSASYNPSAAVANPARRPLMPPVRPVQHPRRFHTPPAV
- the adam15 gene encoding disintegrin and metalloproteinase domain-containing protein 12 isoform X1; amino-acid sequence: MNLWFLFVIRTYIAALLLDGTLVCLFRGAFTRVSLGVKNSAGLETSPVPVEGTETHYQDALLNNLTIIHSAHSVAGRSRGVKPLDRTRPFAIVDGQRRSLRQVLQRGHPDTLLCGLHFGDSLLLLDLEKNQRLLAKPPSVYYYLPNGTGVYMKENRVAQCYYHGSVRGFPESRAAISACAGLRGVIVLNSSLSFELQPDEEDEGPEKNGGSGEQGMHKFYPTHHLSSESGGCGVSHTPVPPIQVAPQIHRAKRDILTETKYIELVLVADHKEYLSYKKNNKTIIYRMLDVANQVDWFYRALNVRVALVGLEIWNDQDKILIDKNPTDTLNRFLDWRTRELLPRLRHDNAQLIMGGSFDGTTVGMASQSSMCSKDRSGGVNVDHLVSVLGVASTVAHELGHNLGMNHDTAERSCQCRNEPRLGGCIMEPSTGFMPGQLFSSCSKHDLSLSLMHGGGMCLFNVPQPERMLGGPRCGNLYVEKGEECDCGLLDECSDPCCNASTCKLVPGAQCSSDGICCENCKLRAPGSLCREPLGECDLPEYCTGSSPHCPANVFHQNGETCQDGDSYCYSGVCTNMDDQCQLLWGPNSTRAPPVCFSSVNKQGNKYGNCGQMPNGTFIPCSNTDVQCGRIQCQGGNDRPRLELNAEVLTTKVINFTCRGTHFHLGDDVSDPAMVAQGTTCGPGKVCLDQRCREVSVLGVEQCRGKCSGHGVCNSNQNCHCDDGWAPPDCKYSGTGGSVDSGPARQPRGFNPMRVALLVIFLFVLPVTLLFLVFRFPRCRRSLLRLYSTPFSKTRQSSRTPPTERVNANNGEQILPLRYQWTPQNDIPLTRAISKAQDRPAPPTKPLPPDPVYKPPVQTSGQRPAAPTKPLPPDPVPPENRIHRQPRVMRPAAPSKPLPPDPVLSDRQSQKTVPPRPPVPRKPLPADPSGYPAPLPLVPMSVPTVHHTAVAPSASYNPSAAVANPARRPLMPPVRPVQHPRRFHTPPAV